From Balnearium lithotrophicum:
TTCGTGCTTAATCTTTGCAAATTCGTAGGCCTTTCTTACCTCCTCAAAGTTAGCATTAGGCCTGTACTCCTTTATTTTTTCTATAATTTCATCACAACTTCTCATAGAAAATTCCTTTCACAAATTAAGGTTAACCTATTTAATTTAAGTACCTATAAAATGGAGATGCAATGCCAGAAAGGCCAATAGGAGTTTTCGATTCAGGAGTAGGAGGTCTAACCGTTCTCAGAGCTCTAAAAGAACACCTCCCCTCAGAGAACTTAATCTACTTCGGAGACACTGCAAGGGTTCCCTACGGAAATAAGTCACCAAAAACTATAATTAAGTTCAGTATTCAGAACGTCCGCTTACTTGAAAGGTTCAACGTTAAGATGGTTGTAGTCGCCTGTAATACCTCCTCTGCCCATGCCCTTGAAGTTTTAAAGAGCAACTTTTCTTTTCCCATAGTGGGAGTTATTGAGCCTGGAGCACGGGAGGCTGTAAAAATCAGCAAATCGGGAAAAATAGGAGTAATTGGAACAGAAGCTACGGTAAGGAGTGAAGCCTACAAAAGGGCAATAGTTTCACTAAATCCGTTTTGTCAAGTTTATCAAAAGGCCTGTCCCCTCTTTGTCCCCCTCATTGAAGAGGGATGGTTGAACGATGAGGTAACCTACGAAGTAGCAAAGAGGTACTTAAAGGAAGTAATGGATAAAGGAGTAGATACCCTCGTTTTAGGTTGTACTCACTATCCCCTCATAAAGGATG
This genomic window contains:
- the murI gene encoding glutamate racemase, translated to MPERPIGVFDSGVGGLTVLRALKEHLPSENLIYFGDTARVPYGNKSPKTIIKFSIQNVRLLERFNVKMVVVACNTSSAHALEVLKSNFSFPIVGVIEPGAREAVKISKSGKIGVIGTEATVRSEAYKRAIVSLNPFCQVYQKACPLFVPLIEEGWLNDEVTYEVAKRYLKEVMDKGVDTLVLGCTHYPLIKDVLSKVCQGISLVDSAEAVAKEVEKLLPVRSKKREGQVKILVSDKTERFERISKMIMGNGIEIEEVSIE